A genomic segment from Syntrophotalea acetylenivorans encodes:
- a CDS encoding chemotaxis protein CheW — MENRSNLAVEDSAALDGMEDSQEGRYLTFRLGSEDYGIAICHVVEIVGLQKITAVPNQPPFMKGVINLRGKIIPLMDGRIRFGLGEEAYDDRTCVIVTDVEGRITGLIVDRVNEVLEIPAEQVEPPAAANGGGPESYVCGLGKVGDSVKVLLDVKPLFNC, encoded by the coding sequence ATGGAGAACCGGAGTAATCTCGCGGTAGAAGACAGCGCTGCACTGGATGGGATGGAGGACAGTCAGGAAGGACGCTACCTGACCTTCAGGCTGGGGAGTGAAGATTACGGCATCGCGATTTGCCATGTAGTGGAAATCGTGGGTCTGCAGAAAATCACAGCGGTTCCCAATCAACCTCCGTTTATGAAAGGGGTGATCAATCTGCGCGGCAAGATCATTCCTTTGATGGATGGTCGGATTCGCTTCGGATTAGGGGAAGAAGCCTATGATGATCGAACCTGTGTGATCGTGACCGATGTTGAAGGGCGGATCACGGGATTAATTGTCGACCGGGTCAACGAAGTGCTGGAAATCCCAGCCGAGCAAGTAGAACCGCCAGCCGCTGCCAATGGGGGCGGCCCAGAGAGCTATGTCTGCGGTCTTGGAAAGGTTGGCGACAGTGTCAAGGTGTTGCTGGATGTTAAACCACTATTCAATTGTTAG
- a CDS encoding sigma-54-dependent transcriptional regulator has protein sequence MSSPKFPNIPLLSVDDEAAWLRSLSLTLKKDAGINNVLRCEDSREVMELLASVQVSMILLDLTMPHLSGEELLSMIVRDYPEIPVIVVSGVNQIETAVRCMRNGARDYFIKSDDTERLIASIERTLEYQRLQQENVRLKERVLQDRLDNPGAFAGIVTRNRRMQALFQYLEAVAHSPEPLLVTGESGVGKELVARAVHELRGADEPWVAVNVAGLDDNVFSDTLFGHAKGAFTGAEQTRGGMIAKAGSGTLFLDEIGDLSAASQVKLLRLLQEGEYYPLGSDYPQKLRARIVVATNVDLAASQAKGHFRKDLYYRLCAHHVHVPSLQERREDLPLLLDHFFEEAAQAMSKKKPTPPSELPVLLATYHFPGNVRELRAMVYDAISLHESGVLSMDSFKRVLSEARPENGQVSPANSGQEAAAGVLFSERLPTLAENAEMLVAEAMKRAQGNQTIAAGLLGITRQALSKRLKKLTS, from the coding sequence ATGAGTTCCCCCAAATTTCCGAATATCCCATTGCTCTCGGTGGATGATGAAGCCGCCTGGCTACGTAGCCTTTCGCTGACGCTGAAAAAGGATGCGGGAATAAACAATGTTCTCAGGTGCGAAGACAGCCGTGAAGTCATGGAGCTTCTGGCGTCGGTTCAAGTCAGCATGATACTGCTCGATTTGACCATGCCGCATCTCTCAGGTGAAGAGTTGCTGTCGATGATTGTCAGGGATTATCCGGAGATTCCGGTCATTGTGGTCAGCGGTGTTAATCAGATTGAGACTGCGGTGCGTTGTATGCGGAACGGGGCGCGGGATTATTTTATCAAATCCGATGATACCGAGCGGCTGATTGCCAGTATAGAGCGTACCCTCGAATACCAGCGCTTGCAGCAGGAGAATGTTCGCCTGAAAGAGCGCGTCTTGCAAGACCGTCTGGATAATCCTGGGGCTTTTGCCGGTATTGTCACTCGCAACAGGCGGATGCAAGCCCTTTTCCAGTATCTGGAGGCCGTGGCTCACAGTCCTGAACCACTGTTGGTAACGGGAGAAAGCGGTGTTGGCAAGGAGCTGGTCGCAAGGGCTGTTCATGAATTGCGTGGCGCAGACGAACCCTGGGTTGCGGTGAATGTCGCCGGCTTGGATGACAATGTCTTTTCCGATACCCTGTTCGGACACGCCAAGGGGGCATTTACCGGAGCTGAGCAAACCCGCGGCGGAATGATCGCCAAGGCAGGCTCGGGCACTTTGTTTCTGGACGAAATCGGTGATCTGAGCGCAGCCTCACAGGTGAAGTTGCTGCGTCTGTTGCAGGAGGGGGAATATTACCCTCTTGGCAGTGATTATCCACAGAAACTGCGGGCTCGTATTGTGGTAGCTACCAATGTCGATCTTGCGGCAAGTCAGGCTAAAGGGCATTTCCGTAAAGACCTTTATTACCGGCTCTGCGCCCACCATGTTCATGTTCCGTCCTTGCAAGAGCGACGGGAAGACCTTCCCCTGCTGCTTGACCATTTTTTTGAAGAAGCCGCCCAGGCGATGAGCAAGAAAAAACCGACTCCACCGAGTGAGTTACCGGTCCTTTTGGCGACTTACCACTTCCCGGGTAATGTTAGGGAACTGCGAGCCATGGTTTATGATGCCATTTCTCTCCATGAGTCGGGTGTTCTGTCGATGGATTCTTTTAAACGGGTGTTGAGTGAGGCCCGGCCGGAAAATGGCCAAGTAAGCCCTGCCAATTCGGGCCAGGAAGCCGCTGCCGGGGTCCTCTTTTCGGAACGGTTGCCGACCCTTGCCGAGAATGCTGAGATGTTGGTCGCCGAAGCGATGAAACGTGCCCAGGGGAACCAAACTATTGCCGCAGGGCTACTTGGTATCACCCGTCAGGCTTTGAGCAAACGTCTGAAAAAACTCACCAGCTGA
- a CDS encoding PAS domain S-box protein yields MLCVVGFLLLLGCGWQDASAQEAPDAKEVLVIHSYHSGLKWTDDIHNAINQQFSISKTPVHLQVEYLDAKRYGIKAFAEQTARLLELKLAIRSYDLVLVSDDHAFQFVRNHRNGLFANIPIVFCGVNQFRPAMIEGLTAITGVEESPGFAETIELAMRLHAGTTEIVVINRTRHLTGEITKRVLDEVVSRFNSRVRFRFWSDLPWGELQNRLTELNPGQLVLLTDVIEDEDLGVLSFEESCQRIRQFCSVPLYGVWDFFLGQGIVGGKLLSGSDQGRLAAELAQRILNGESADAIPIVDQDIGKFRFDDKELRRFSIRHSALPAGSQIIKRDLPVYAIPKAKFLKVLFLLAGLALGGLFLLKNVYSRYRAEKALRETEAHFRGYFDLNLVGMITMSASGKWLEVNDRFCEMIKYSREELQRKSWIDVTHPDDLTESYEKFEALCAGEIDRFTQDKRYVCKDGALIHVELSTRALRQPDGRINRLVSIVQDITKRKAAEADLRLDEARLEALVALNQMGESSVEDIIDFIVSSVISLTKSKIGYLAFVNEAAGTLIKHGWTRGALQECTMEKSSAGYSIEKAGLWAEVVRHKKPIIINNYAYPQLVKKGIPEGHTSIERFMGVPLLDQDKVVAIIGVGNKAGKYDDADVRQLNLLGQGLVRLLESKRAEQGLLESQQKYKRLFRQFQALLDGIPDAIFLLTPDMNIVWGNEGAARHLGVHVKALPGESCCSLWTGQAETCPDCPVARCFESGKAEEQPLAYPDGKIWGVKAFPLKNAMGEVENVIKMAVDITEKVKLRDEAERSARLASLGELAAGVAHEINNPNGVLLLNSKILADFFTEALPELSNFLQKQGIESLAGLDASEMDTEIPQMLTDMQDSSKRINGIVKDLKRFVQSESTPFFSPVDLNEVVEMAVRLTGSTLKKFAPGFEVCHGADLPRVKGIFQQLEQVTINLVVNACQSFGDKKGNIFVSTYFDEALRSCILEVRDEGKGIDPKVLPHIAEPFFTTKRQNGGTGLGLSVSARIVREHGGKLDFFSLPGQGTTVRLALPALDEGEVL; encoded by the coding sequence ATGCTTTGTGTGGTCGGTTTTTTACTGCTGCTTGGTTGTGGTTGGCAAGATGCCTCTGCCCAAGAGGCTCCCGACGCCAAAGAAGTGTTGGTGATCCATTCCTATCATTCCGGATTGAAGTGGACGGATGATATCCATAACGCAATAAATCAGCAATTTTCCATCTCAAAAACACCGGTCCATCTCCAGGTGGAGTATCTGGACGCCAAGCGCTACGGGATTAAAGCGTTCGCTGAACAGACTGCCAGGTTGCTGGAGCTAAAGTTAGCTATCAGAAGCTACGACCTTGTGTTGGTTTCCGATGACCACGCCTTCCAGTTTGTACGGAATCACCGCAACGGCCTGTTTGCCAATATCCCCATTGTCTTCTGCGGTGTGAACCAGTTTCGGCCTGCCATGATCGAGGGTTTGACGGCCATTACCGGTGTTGAAGAGTCGCCAGGGTTCGCCGAAACTATTGAATTAGCAATGCGGTTGCATGCGGGGACGACCGAGATTGTAGTGATCAACCGGACAAGGCACTTAACGGGAGAAATCACAAAAAGGGTGCTGGATGAGGTTGTTTCCCGATTCAACAGTCGGGTTCGGTTCCGTTTCTGGAGCGATTTGCCGTGGGGGGAACTGCAAAACCGTCTCACCGAACTAAACCCAGGGCAACTGGTTTTGCTGACCGATGTCATAGAAGATGAAGACCTTGGGGTTTTGTCTTTTGAGGAAAGTTGTCAGCGGATACGCCAATTTTGTTCGGTGCCGCTATATGGGGTGTGGGACTTTTTCCTGGGCCAGGGAATTGTCGGTGGTAAGTTGCTCTCTGGCAGCGACCAAGGCAGATTGGCCGCTGAATTGGCTCAACGCATTCTTAATGGCGAAAGCGCTGATGCTATCCCGATTGTGGATCAGGATATTGGCAAGTTCAGGTTCGACGACAAAGAGCTGCGGCGCTTCTCTATCCGGCATTCGGCTCTGCCGGCCGGCAGCCAGATAATCAAGCGGGACCTGCCCGTTTATGCCATTCCTAAAGCGAAGTTTCTCAAGGTCCTGTTTCTTCTGGCTGGTCTGGCATTAGGTGGCCTCTTTTTGCTGAAGAATGTTTACTCACGATATCGTGCAGAAAAGGCGCTGCGCGAAACCGAGGCGCATTTTCGCGGTTATTTTGATCTTAACCTGGTGGGGATGATCACGATGTCGGCGTCTGGCAAATGGCTGGAAGTAAACGACCGATTTTGCGAAATGATTAAATATTCCCGGGAGGAGTTGCAGAGAAAAAGCTGGATCGATGTAACTCATCCCGATGATCTGACGGAGTCTTACGAAAAATTTGAAGCCCTTTGTGCAGGGGAAATCGATCGCTTCACACAGGATAAACGATATGTTTGTAAGGACGGCGCTTTAATTCATGTGGAGCTTTCGACAAGGGCCTTACGGCAGCCCGATGGGCGGATCAATCGCCTTGTTTCCATCGTTCAGGATATTACCAAGCGGAAGGCTGCCGAGGCTGACCTGCGTTTAGACGAGGCGCGTCTGGAAGCCCTGGTGGCTCTCAACCAGATGGGGGAGTCCTCTGTCGAGGATATTATTGATTTTATAGTTTCTTCGGTAATAAGCCTTACGAAAAGCAAGATCGGTTACCTTGCCTTTGTCAATGAAGCGGCAGGGACTTTGATTAAGCATGGCTGGACGCGCGGGGCGTTGCAGGAATGCACCATGGAGAAGTCCTCCGCCGGCTATTCGATCGAGAAGGCCGGACTCTGGGCAGAAGTGGTACGCCATAAAAAGCCGATAATTATCAATAACTATGCCTACCCGCAACTGGTGAAAAAAGGTATCCCAGAGGGGCATACCTCCATAGAGCGGTTTATGGGGGTGCCGCTGCTGGACCAAGACAAGGTAGTAGCCATTATCGGCGTGGGCAATAAGGCAGGTAAATACGACGATGCCGATGTCCGGCAACTCAATTTGTTGGGCCAGGGGTTGGTGCGATTGTTAGAGTCAAAGCGGGCCGAGCAGGGCTTGCTGGAGAGTCAGCAGAAGTACAAAAGGCTGTTCCGCCAATTCCAGGCCTTGCTGGACGGTATTCCCGATGCAATTTTTCTGTTGACCCCAGACATGAACATTGTCTGGGGCAATGAGGGTGCTGCTCGCCATCTAGGGGTGCATGTCAAAGCACTGCCGGGTGAGTCTTGCTGCAGCCTCTGGACTGGCCAGGCGGAAACCTGTCCCGATTGTCCGGTAGCAAGATGCTTCGAGAGTGGCAAGGCCGAGGAACAGCCGCTTGCCTACCCTGACGGGAAAATTTGGGGAGTGAAGGCTTTCCCCCTGAAAAATGCCATGGGAGAGGTGGAGAATGTTATTAAAATGGCCGTCGACATTACCGAAAAAGTAAAACTGCGGGACGAAGCGGAACGGTCCGCACGCCTGGCCTCGTTAGGAGAGTTGGCGGCCGGAGTGGCTCATGAAATTAATAATCCCAACGGCGTGTTGCTGCTCAATTCAAAGATCCTGGCGGATTTTTTCACGGAGGCTTTGCCGGAATTGTCTAACTTTCTGCAGAAGCAAGGAATCGAGAGCCTCGCAGGACTGGATGCCTCTGAAATGGACACAGAAATTCCGCAGATGCTTACTGACATGCAGGATAGCAGCAAGCGTATCAACGGCATTGTCAAGGACTTGAAGCGGTTTGTACAGTCGGAATCAACGCCATTTTTTAGCCCGGTGGATCTGAATGAAGTTGTGGAAATGGCAGTTCGGCTCACCGGCAGTACCCTCAAAAAATTCGCCCCTGGTTTTGAAGTATGCCATGGGGCTGACTTGCCCAGGGTCAAGGGTATCTTTCAGCAGTTGGAGCAGGTGACCATTAATTTGGTCGTCAACGCCTGCCAGTCATTCGGCGATAAAAAAGGCAACATTTTTGTGAGCACCTATTTCGATGAAGCTCTTCGAAGCTGCATTCTCGAAGTGCGCGACGAGGGTAAGGGTATCGACCCGAAGGTGTTGCCCCATATCGCAGAACCGTTTTTCACGACCAAACGTCAGAATGGTGGCACCGGTCTTGGCCTTTCGGTTTCTGCCCGTATTGTCAGAGAACATGGCGGAAAACTCGATTTTTTCTCTTTGCCGGGCCAGGGAACGACTGTGCGGCTAGCCCTGCCAGCTCTTGACGAAGGAGAAGTTTTATGA
- a CDS encoding Crp/Fnr family transcriptional regulator translates to MERNKAIELFLKRFFGRTSEDLYELIDDISVMQKRNKKEVLFLEGEEGSALHFLVSGRVKLYRSNEEGKEAVIRFVQQGEFFAEILLELRNRYPVNALALEDCNLLLIDVHRLFEKIQQTPGLAMSLIGALSKRISYLLNRVEQLAIADVRERFVRYLHLLDQTHRTGVVFLPAPKREIALLLGTTPETFSRLLKKLSDEGLIQASGKTIQLLAGFKELTENTNG, encoded by the coding sequence ATGGAGCGAAACAAGGCCATAGAACTGTTCCTCAAACGTTTTTTCGGCAGAACCTCCGAAGACCTGTACGAACTGATTGATGACATCAGTGTCATGCAGAAACGTAACAAAAAGGAAGTCCTGTTTCTGGAGGGGGAAGAGGGAAGTGCGCTGCATTTTCTTGTTTCTGGCCGGGTCAAGCTTTACCGCTCCAACGAAGAAGGCAAGGAAGCGGTGATCCGCTTCGTTCAGCAAGGAGAATTTTTTGCCGAGATTCTTTTGGAACTACGCAACCGCTATCCGGTCAACGCCCTAGCCCTTGAGGATTGCAACCTGTTGCTGATTGACGTCCATCGGCTGTTCGAAAAGATTCAGCAGACGCCGGGGCTGGCCATGTCGCTAATCGGAGCTCTGTCAAAGCGCATCAGCTATCTGCTCAACCGGGTGGAGCAATTGGCTATCGCCGATGTTCGAGAACGATTCGTCCGCTATCTGCATCTGCTCGACCAGACCCACCGCACCGGGGTCGTTTTTCTGCCCGCCCCCAAGCGGGAGATTGCCCTGCTCCTGGGCACTACTCCCGAGACCTTTTCCCGTCTGCTGAAAAAACTTTCTGATGAGGGGCTGATTCAGGCCAGCGGCAAGACCATTCAACTGTTGGCAGGATTCAAGGAGCTGACAGAGAATACGAACGGATAG
- a CDS encoding glutamine amidotransferase has protein sequence MGQQITIIEAGRTFEPLAGQRGDFADWIGTGLAVDSSRLKVVAAFAGETLPAPEAVTALVVTGSHAMVTEQQPWSETLSRWLPRVVALGVPVLGICFGHQLLARALGGDVGDHPDGGEFGTVTVRLANAAASDPLFGDLPEVFPCQLFHRQSVLHLPPSAQVLASSQREPHQAVRFADRAWGVQFHPEFDGEVMATYLDFAEEQLIRAGFDPVALRQKLQSAPAAQSLLQRFSRLIADSNSIRSYSLSAP, from the coding sequence ATGGGACAACAGATTACCATTATCGAAGCCGGTCGCACCTTTGAGCCGCTGGCCGGGCAGCGAGGAGATTTTGCCGATTGGATAGGGACGGGATTAGCCGTTGATTCAAGCAGGCTGAAGGTGGTCGCCGCTTTTGCCGGTGAAACTCTGCCTGCTCCGGAGGCGGTGACTGCATTGGTGGTAACGGGCTCCCATGCCATGGTCACCGAGCAACAGCCATGGAGCGAAACCCTTTCCCGGTGGCTGCCTCGAGTCGTGGCGCTGGGAGTGCCGGTTCTGGGTATTTGTTTCGGCCACCAACTGCTGGCCCGAGCCTTGGGCGGTGATGTAGGGGATCATCCTGACGGCGGTGAATTCGGTACAGTGACGGTGCGCTTAGCCAATGCGGCCGCTTCAGATCCTCTGTTTGGCGACCTGCCCGAGGTCTTTCCCTGCCAGCTGTTTCACCGCCAGAGCGTTCTGCATTTGCCGCCCAGCGCCCAGGTCCTGGCCAGTAGCCAGCGAGAGCCGCACCAGGCCGTTCGTTTTGCTGACCGGGCCTGGGGGGTGCAGTTTCACCCCGAGTTCGATGGGGAGGTTATGGCCACCTATCTCGATTTTGCAGAGGAGCAGTTAATCCGGGCCGGATTCGATCCCGTCGCCTTACGGCAAAAGCTGCAGTCTGCGCCTGCCGCACAAAGCCTGTTGCAGAGGTTTTCTCGGCTGATTGCGGACTCTAACTCTATCCGTTCGTATTCTCTGTCAGCTCCTTGA
- a CDS encoding alpha/beta hydrolase: MGKQAAFTVIALLAVGLLLAAGCSRPWRSYEAVLVLSDIAAADSPSRLKHTTRKPQRITVGYWTDGRMGQGDLYRPAAETRAALLLIPGVAETGKDDPRLVAFATTLARAGFAVLVPDLFRLRQLQVSPADVGEVADAFDWLVSDPCLAPQGRAGMAAFSYAAGPVLLAAREESIRARVRFVFVVGGYYDLPQVLTFFTTGYYRHHQQWHYLRPNDYGKWAFVAANLHHLEAANDRRLLREMAERKQLDPAAPVADLAAGLGAEGRTLYALINNRDPQQTPALLAALPATVRSDLRTLDLANKDWSHLAARVILVHGLDDPMIPFPQSVALAEALPKGRSKLFLVRGLVHVDVAPGLPDRWRLWRAVKSLLAARDGKL; encoded by the coding sequence ATGGGCAAGCAGGCAGCATTTACGGTTATCGCATTACTGGCGGTTGGGCTGTTGCTCGCTGCCGGTTGTAGTCGGCCTTGGCGGAGCTATGAAGCAGTTCTGGTGCTTAGCGATATCGCCGCCGCCGACAGCCCGAGCCGACTAAAACACACTACCCGGAAGCCGCAGCGCATAACGGTTGGCTACTGGACGGATGGTCGCATGGGGCAGGGCGACCTCTACCGGCCGGCGGCAGAGACCAGAGCGGCGCTGCTGCTCATTCCAGGGGTGGCTGAGACCGGCAAGGATGACCCGCGTCTGGTGGCTTTTGCAACCACCCTGGCGCGGGCCGGTTTTGCCGTGCTGGTGCCCGATCTATTCAGGCTGCGGCAGCTGCAAGTAAGCCCGGCCGATGTCGGCGAGGTGGCGGATGCCTTTGACTGGCTGGTGTCTGATCCCTGTCTGGCCCCGCAGGGCAGAGCCGGTATGGCCGCTTTCAGCTATGCCGCCGGACCGGTTCTGCTGGCGGCCCGCGAGGAGTCGATCCGCGCCCGGGTCCGGTTCGTCTTTGTGGTCGGCGGCTACTACGACCTGCCACAGGTGCTGACCTTCTTTACCACCGGTTACTATCGACACCACCAGCAATGGCACTACCTGCGGCCCAACGATTATGGCAAGTGGGCTTTCGTGGCTGCTAATCTGCACCATCTTGAGGCGGCTAACGATCGGCGGCTGCTGCGAGAGATGGCCGAACGCAAGCAGCTGGATCCGGCGGCTCCCGTGGCAGACCTGGCCGCCGGTCTGGGAGCGGAAGGCCGCACTCTCTATGCCCTCATCAACAACCGAGATCCGCAGCAGACCCCGGCGTTACTGGCCGCTCTGCCGGCAACGGTCCGCAGTGATCTCAGGACCCTCGATCTGGCCAACAAAGACTGGTCGCACCTGGCCGCGCGGGTGATCTTGGTACATGGTCTGGACGACCCGATGATTCCCTTTCCCCAGAGTGTCGCCCTCGCCGAAGCGCTGCCGAAAGGGCGCTCCAAGCTCTTTCTGGTTCGCGGCTTGGTGCACGTCGATGTTGCGCCGGGGCTTCCGGACCGCTGGCGATTGTGGCGGGCCGTCAAGTCCCTGCTGGCGGCTAGGGACGGAAAGCTTTGA
- a CDS encoding putative bifunctional diguanylate cyclase/phosphodiesterase — MNNPVNKESKDRVPLRVLIIEDAEDDALLLARSLRQAGYDLVYEQVDTGKAMTSALAEREWDIVISDYSMPHFSALAALEVLKQSGLDIPFIVLSGNIGEETAVESMRAGAHDYVMKGHTARLLPAIDRELREAASRRQKRCAEETLLDSEQRFRSIFLNAITGMATLSAEGKFLQVNPAFCKMLQRSEEELVGKTTYDFTHPSDVALTRRLFSEAKAGQRQSVDYEKRFLCKDGDTLWAHVSTSWLFDDQKQVTYCISLVHDITPHLQAQQEIRQLAYFDTLTGLPNRQLFRERCSDLLSLSGKHPVGVLIIDLDRFKGINDTFGHDIGDQCLQEVSERLADCLEKGAILARLGPDEFAVALPDIDNPESLSFLAEKILIVLSAPIELAEQPLYCSASIGLALYPTDGGNVDTLIKHAGVALHKSKEQGTGSYRFYDPEMNLVTCQRLAMETHLRQALERQELSLHYQPQIDLRSGKVIGMEALLRWDSSALGSVSPAQFISLAEETGLILPIGAWVLETACKQARQWHQAGFDNLRMAVNISACQFKQPDFIERLDQVFQETGLDPEYLEVELTESIVMERSEETLMTLTDLKIRGIKLAIDDFGTGYSMLSYLKYFPIDRIKIDRSFVRDITTDSDDAAITEAIVVMAHSLKLKVVAEGVETEEQLEFLRGCGCEEVQGFYFSRPHPVDRAELFLSRHFTDKNK, encoded by the coding sequence ATGAACAACCCTGTCAATAAGGAATCAAAAGATCGGGTGCCCCTGCGGGTGCTGATCATCGAGGATGCCGAGGATGACGCCCTGCTGTTGGCGCGCTCCCTTCGGCAGGCCGGTTACGATCTGGTCTACGAGCAGGTCGATACAGGCAAGGCGATGACTTCTGCGCTGGCCGAGCGGGAGTGGGATATCGTCATTTCCGATTATTCCATGCCCCATTTCAGCGCTCTGGCCGCCCTGGAGGTGTTGAAGCAGAGTGGCCTCGACATCCCCTTTATTGTCCTGTCGGGGAACATCGGCGAGGAAACCGCCGTCGAATCGATGCGAGCCGGTGCCCATGATTATGTCATGAAGGGCCACACTGCACGCCTGCTGCCGGCTATTGACCGTGAACTTCGCGAGGCGGCCAGTCGCCGTCAAAAGCGTTGCGCGGAAGAGACTCTGCTGGACAGCGAACAACGTTTTCGCTCTATCTTTCTCAATGCGATTACCGGCATGGCGACCCTCTCGGCGGAAGGAAAGTTTCTACAAGTTAACCCTGCCTTCTGTAAGATGCTGCAGCGTTCGGAAGAGGAACTGGTTGGCAAAACCACCTACGATTTTACCCACCCCTCTGATGTTGCTTTGACTCGCCGCTTGTTTAGTGAAGCAAAAGCTGGTCAACGTCAGTCCGTCGATTACGAAAAACGGTTTCTATGCAAGGACGGTGATACTCTTTGGGCCCATGTCTCAACCAGTTGGTTGTTTGATGACCAGAAGCAGGTGACTTACTGTATCAGTCTGGTGCACGATATCACTCCGCATCTGCAGGCCCAGCAGGAGATACGGCAACTGGCTTACTTCGATACCTTGACCGGTTTGCCCAACCGCCAGCTGTTTCGAGAACGCTGCAGCGATCTGTTGTCTCTGTCGGGGAAGCATCCGGTTGGAGTGTTAATAATCGACCTGGATCGTTTCAAGGGTATCAACGATACCTTTGGTCATGATATAGGCGACCAGTGTCTTCAGGAAGTAAGCGAGCGCTTGGCCGATTGTTTGGAAAAAGGGGCGATCCTGGCGCGCCTGGGACCCGACGAGTTCGCTGTGGCTCTGCCCGATATTGACAATCCGGAAAGCCTTTCTTTTCTTGCCGAGAAAATACTGATTGTCCTGAGTGCCCCCATTGAATTGGCAGAGCAACCCCTGTACTGCTCGGCAAGCATTGGCTTGGCTCTTTATCCTACGGATGGTGGCAACGTTGATACCCTGATCAAGCACGCCGGTGTAGCTCTGCACAAATCCAAGGAACAGGGTACAGGCAGTTACCGTTTCTATGATCCGGAGATGAACCTCGTCACCTGCCAACGCCTGGCCATGGAGACCCACCTGCGGCAGGCTTTGGAGCGGCAGGAACTGAGTCTCCATTACCAGCCGCAGATCGATTTGCGTAGTGGCAAGGTTATCGGCATGGAAGCCCTGTTGCGTTGGGATTCTTCCGCTCTGGGTAGCGTTTCACCGGCCCAATTCATTTCTTTGGCAGAAGAGACGGGGCTGATTCTGCCCATCGGCGCATGGGTGTTGGAAACAGCCTGTAAGCAGGCCCGTCAATGGCATCAGGCTGGATTTGACAACCTACGCATGGCGGTGAATATCTCTGCCTGTCAGTTCAAACAGCCTGACTTTATCGAGCGCCTTGACCAGGTTTTCCAGGAGACAGGACTCGATCCGGAGTATCTGGAGGTCGAACTGACCGAGAGTATCGTCATGGAGCGCTCCGAAGAGACTCTGATGACTCTGACCGACCTTAAAATACGCGGTATCAAGCTGGCCATCGACGATTTCGGTACCGGCTACAGCATGCTCAGCTATCTCAAGTATTTCCCCATCGACCGCATCAAGATCGATCGCAGCTTTGTGCGGGACATCACCACCGATTCGGATGATGCTGCCATCACCGAGGCCATTGTTGTTATGGCTCATAGCCTTAAGCTGAAGGTGGTCGCCGAAGGAGTCGAAACAGAGGAGCAATTAGAATTTCTGCGTGGTTGCGGTTGCGAGGAGGTGCAAGGTTTTTACTTCAGCCGGCCCCATCCCGTCGACCGGGCCGAACTCTTCTTGAGTCGTCATTTTACCGACAAAAACAAATAA
- a CDS encoding response regulator, translated as MKKTKNILLVEDNSDDEVLTLRALRKNRIENPVVVVRDGAEALDYLFGRGPYADCSKPELPAVILLDLKLPKIGGLEVLERLRLDQRTRLLPVVVLTSSREEQDIKEAYSLGANSYIRKPVDFNCFLDEVGQLGNYWLNLNEQPCQ; from the coding sequence ATGAAAAAGACTAAAAATATCTTGCTTGTCGAAGATAATTCCGATGATGAGGTGTTAACTCTGCGAGCATTGCGCAAAAACCGTATCGAAAACCCGGTGGTGGTGGTCCGTGATGGTGCCGAAGCTCTGGATTATCTTTTCGGTCGTGGCCCCTATGCCGATTGCAGCAAACCGGAACTGCCGGCGGTGATTTTACTGGATCTCAAATTGCCCAAAATCGGTGGCCTCGAAGTGCTGGAGCGACTACGTCTCGACCAGCGTACCCGTCTTCTGCCGGTGGTTGTATTAACCTCTTCTCGCGAAGAGCAGGATATCAAAGAAGCTTATTCCCTTGGCGCCAACAGTTACATTCGTAAGCCGGTAGATTTCAATTGTTTTCTGGATGAAGTTGGTCAATTGGGGAATTATTGGTTGAATCTGAATGAACAACCCTGTCAATAA